In Candidatus Anaeroferrophillus wilburensis, one DNA window encodes the following:
- a CDS encoding ABC transporter permease: MNSTVSHHTSTFSQRLLHNRLAIAGMAVVLVLFAVSFLAPLLAPYDPGAINLQSILLPPGADHLLGTDELGRDILSRMIWGARISLKVGFVAVGIATLIGTFLGTMAGYFGGIVDTMIMRLVDLMLCFPSFFLILTVIAMLEPSIWNIMAVIGITGWMGVARLIRAEILSIREREFILAARSQGASNLRIIMQHILPNAMAPVLVSATLGVAGAILTESALSFLGIGVQPPTPSWGNMLTAGKDNLEYAWWLSLFPGLAILITVLGYNLLGEGIRDALDPRHYFKE, encoded by the coding sequence ATGAATAGTACGGTCTCACACCACACCTCAACCTTCAGCCAGCGATTGCTGCACAACAGACTGGCGATTGCCGGCATGGCAGTCGTGCTGGTTCTCTTTGCCGTTTCTTTTCTAGCCCCACTGCTTGCCCCCTATGATCCCGGCGCCATCAATCTGCAGAGCATTCTCCTGCCGCCCGGCGCTGACCACCTGCTGGGCACCGATGAGCTGGGACGAGACATTTTAAGTCGCATGATCTGGGGCGCCCGCATCTCCCTCAAAGTCGGGTTCGTGGCAGTTGGCATCGCCACCCTGATCGGCACCTTTCTGGGAACCATGGCCGGCTACTTCGGCGGTATCGTCGACACAATGATTATGCGCCTGGTGGATCTTATGCTCTGTTTCCCCTCCTTTTTTCTCATCCTCACGGTCATTGCCATGCTGGAGCCCAGCATCTGGAACATTATGGCAGTCATCGGCATCACCGGCTGGATGGGAGTGGCCCGCCTAATTCGGGCTGAGATACTTTCCATCAGGGAACGGGAATTTATCCTTGCCGCCCGCAGCCAGGGAGCCAGCAACCTCCGGATCATCATGCAGCACATTCTGCCTAATGCCATGGCCCCGGTGCTGGTTTCCGCCACCCTGGGAGTGGCCGGCGCCATTCTCACCGAGTCGGCTCTCAGTTTTCTCGGCATCGGGGTTCAACCACCTACCCCCAGTTGGGGCAACATGCTCACCGCCGGCAAGGATAACCTGGAATACGCCTGGTGGCTCTCCCTCTTTCCCGGCTTGGCCATCCTGATAACCGTTCTGGGATACAACCTCCTTGGCGAGGGAATTCGGGATGCCCTCGACCCCCGTCATTATTTCAAGGAATAG
- a CDS encoding ABC transporter permease, whose product MIVFIGKRIALMVPMLVGITMISFLVMNLAPGEPIDLLTNLNPKATAEVRERLRIHYGLDKPLPIRYVNWLKRVVRLDLGTSFAQDNRPVWDKIRERIPITLTINALSLLLIIIAALPIGIFSAVRQHSLWDRLLTIFVFLGFATPTFWLALLLMILFGVHLGWLPISGLQSPHAADAGFWIVFIDRARHLLLPVLVSAFGGLAGLSRYMRSNMLEVIRQDYITTARAKGLKESVVIGKHALRNALMPIITILGFSLPGLIGGSVIFETIFAIPGMGQMFYGAVMARDYPLIMGTLVIGAVLTLVGNLLADISYALVDPRIRVGHHE is encoded by the coding sequence ATGATCGTCTTTATTGGCAAACGAATAGCCTTGATGGTCCCGATGCTGGTAGGCATCACCATGATCTCCTTTCTGGTGATGAATCTGGCCCCCGGTGAGCCCATTGATCTACTCACCAACCTCAATCCCAAAGCGACTGCGGAAGTCAGAGAACGGCTGCGCATCCATTACGGCCTTGATAAGCCCCTGCCTATCCGCTATGTCAACTGGCTGAAACGGGTGGTCAGACTCGACCTGGGCACCTCCTTTGCCCAGGACAACCGGCCGGTATGGGATAAGATCCGCGAGCGCATTCCCATTACTTTGACCATCAACGCCCTCTCCCTGCTGCTGATTATTATTGCAGCCCTGCCCATCGGCATTTTTTCCGCCGTCCGGCAGCATTCCCTCTGGGACCGCTTGCTGACAATCTTTGTTTTTCTGGGCTTTGCCACCCCAACCTTCTGGCTGGCCCTGCTCCTGATGATTCTTTTTGGTGTGCATCTTGGCTGGCTGCCCATTTCCGGCCTCCAGTCGCCCCATGCTGCTGATGCTGGTTTCTGGATTGTCTTTATTGACCGCGCCCGTCATCTGCTGCTGCCGGTACTGGTTTCCGCCTTTGGCGGTCTGGCCGGCTTGTCGCGCTACATGCGCAGCAATATGCTTGAGGTCATCCGCCAGGATTATATCACCACCGCCCGGGCCAAAGGTTTGAAAGAATCGGTCGTCATCGGCAAACATGCCCTGCGCAACGCCCTGATGCCAATCATCACTATTCTTGGATTTTCCCTTCCCGGCCTGATCGGCGGCAGCGTCATCTTTGAAACCATCTTCGCCATTCCCGGCATGGGACAGATGTTCTACGGCGCCGTCATGGCCCGTGACTACCCGTTGATTATGGGGACGCTGGTCATCGGTGCCGTCCTGACCCTGGTCGGCAATCTGCTGGCTGACATCTCTTATGCCCTCGTTGATCCACGCATCCGGGTGGGCCACCATGAATAG
- a CDS encoding peptide-binding protein, producing the protein MKKKVLSALTGIVLFVLIAACGQTPEAETKAKTAHSSAETPAGKIAEPVYGDTIVVGSIGDASNLIPLLASDSPSHQIAGYIYNGLVRYDKNLKLEGELAESWEISADGLTITFHLRRDVHWHDGSPFTADDVLFTYRTIIDPKTPTAYAGDFEQVKEARVLDPYTFQVTYAVPFAPALSSWGLAILPKHLLEGQDITKSPLSRQPVGTGPFCFSQWLGGEKIELVANHDYFEGRPYIDRYRYRIIPDTATMFLELKAGNLDWMGLTPIQYDRQTDGKKFAEQFNKYRYLSFSYTYLGYNLLNPLFQDKRVRQALSYAINKQEIIDGVLLGYGQVATGPYKPDTWFYHVPEKTYLYDPEKAKKLLQDAGWTDRDNDGLLDKDGRPFSFTLMTNQGNALRAQAAVIIQRRLQEIGIEMKIRIIEWSAFINEFIDKKKFEAVILGWTTGQDPDIYDIWHSSKTDAKELNFISFTNPEVDLLLEKGRHTFDQQERQQYYARFQEILAEEQPYTFLYVPESLPIIASRFHGVEPAPAGISHNFIKWHVPQALQKYTQ; encoded by the coding sequence ATGAAAAAGAAAGTTTTATCTGCCCTGACGGGCATTGTGTTGTTCGTCCTGATTGCCGCCTGCGGTCAGACCCCTGAAGCTGAAACCAAGGCAAAAACCGCGCATTCTTCAGCTGAAACGCCAGCCGGAAAGATAGCAGAGCCGGTCTATGGCGACACCATTGTGGTCGGCTCCATTGGCGACGCCAGCAATCTCATCCCACTACTGGCTTCAGACAGCCCATCCCACCAGATTGCCGGCTATATATATAACGGCTTGGTTCGCTACGATAAGAATCTGAAACTGGAAGGAGAACTGGCCGAATCATGGGAAATTTCCGCTGATGGTTTGACAATCACCTTTCATCTGCGTCGGGATGTGCACTGGCATGACGGCAGCCCCTTTACCGCTGATGATGTGCTGTTCACCTACCGGACCATCATCGATCCAAAAACACCCACTGCCTATGCCGGCGACTTTGAGCAGGTAAAAGAAGCCCGGGTTCTTGACCCGTACACCTTTCAAGTCACCTATGCAGTTCCCTTTGCCCCGGCACTGTCCAGCTGGGGGCTGGCCATCCTGCCCAAGCACCTTCTTGAAGGTCAGGACATCACCAAAAGCCCCCTGTCCCGCCAACCCGTCGGCACCGGCCCGTTTTGTTTTTCCCAATGGCTGGGCGGTGAGAAAATTGAACTGGTGGCCAATCATGATTATTTCGAAGGCCGCCCCTACATCGACCGTTACCGCTACCGGATTATCCCCGACACAGCCACCATGTTCCTCGAGCTTAAAGCGGGCAATCTTGACTGGATGGGACTCACCCCCATCCAGTATGACCGGCAGACCGACGGCAAAAAGTTTGCCGAGCAGTTCAACAAATACCGTTACCTCTCCTTTTCCTACACCTATCTGGGTTACAACTTGCTCAATCCCCTGTTTCAGGACAAACGGGTCCGGCAGGCATTGAGCTACGCCATCAATAAACAGGAAATTATCGATGGTGTCCTGCTGGGCTACGGCCAGGTAGCTACCGGCCCCTACAAACCTGATACCTGGTTTTACCATGTCCCAGAAAAAACCTATCTCTACGACCCTGAGAAAGCAAAAAAACTGCTGCAAGACGCCGGTTGGACGGACCGGGATAACGACGGCCTGCTTGATAAAGACGGCCGTCCTTTCTCCTTTACGCTGATGACCAACCAGGGTAACGCTTTGCGGGCCCAGGCGGCGGTCATCATCCAACGCCGCCTGCAGGAGATTGGCATTGAGATGAAAATTCGGATCATTGAATGGTCCGCCTTCATCAATGAGTTTATCGACAAAAAAAAGTTTGAGGCCGTTATTCTTGGCTGGACCACCGGTCAGGATCCGGACATCTATGATATCTGGCACTCATCAAAAACTGATGCCAAAGAACTGAATTTCATCAGCTTCACAAACCCCGAAGTGGATCTGTTGCTGGAAAAAGGCCGGCACACCTTTGACCAGCAGGAGCGGCAGCAATATTATGCCCGTTTCCAGGAAATTCTGGCCGAGGAACAACCCTATACTTTTCTGTACGTCCCTGAGTCGCTGCCGATTATCGCTTCCCGGTTCCATGGTGTTGAACCGGCACCGGCAGGCATCTCCCACAACTTCATCAAGTGGCATGTCCCGCAAGCACTGCAGAAATACACCCAGTAG
- the corA gene encoding magnesium/cobalt transporter CorA codes for MKNHLRQAVSKIGQPPGTVAVTTTVAEPPGISLLTYTATSLEERYEQPLAACLEAIDPAAVNWLHVAGLPDSGILEEIGKHFGIHALVLEDLGSTHQRPKIENFANHTFMVIKVIQLDEHSKRLTIGQFGLILGSHFLVTISNQKMTSFDLLLERIRKKRGWIRELGTDYLAYAIIDLIVDHYFLSLTHLDTALENLQIQAVADPQPEMVPIIHGLKQDIMLARKAVWPLKEIVIEIQRGDVPWFSKAVLPFFRDLSDNLNMLIDLMEMYREMATGIMEIYLSSLSNRMNTIMQVLTIIATIFIPVTFVAGIYGMNFKHMPELEWSYGYPLILLLMALAMGLMVYFFYRKKWL; via the coding sequence ATGAAAAACCACCTTCGTCAAGCTGTCAGCAAGATCGGTCAACCACCGGGAACCGTTGCCGTTACCACAACGGTTGCAGAGCCACCTGGGATATCATTACTCACCTATACGGCAACCTCCCTTGAGGAACGCTATGAGCAGCCGCTTGCCGCATGTCTCGAGGCCATTGATCCGGCAGCCGTCAACTGGCTGCATGTTGCCGGCTTGCCTGACTCCGGGATACTGGAGGAAATTGGCAAGCATTTCGGCATTCATGCCTTGGTTCTTGAAGATCTGGGCAGCACCCATCAGCGTCCCAAAATAGAAAACTTTGCTAACCACACATTCATGGTCATCAAGGTCATCCAGCTGGATGAACACTCCAAGCGGCTCACCATCGGCCAGTTCGGCCTGATTCTGGGCAGCCATTTCCTGGTCACCATCAGCAATCAGAAAATGACCTCCTTTGATCTGCTGCTGGAACGGATCAGGAAAAAACGCGGCTGGATTCGAGAACTGGGCACGGACTACCTCGCCTACGCCATTATCGACCTGATTGTTGACCATTACTTCCTCAGTCTGACCCATCTTGATACTGCCCTCGAAAACCTCCAGATTCAAGCTGTTGCCGATCCCCAGCCTGAGATGGTGCCAATCATCCATGGTCTCAAGCAGGATATCATGCTTGCCAGAAAGGCTGTCTGGCCTCTTAAAGAGATTGTCATTGAAATTCAGCGAGGAGATGTTCCCTGGTTTTCGAAAGCAGTTTTACCCTTTTTTCGTGACTTGTCTGACAACCTCAATATGCTGATTGATTTGATGGAAATGTACCGGGAAATGGCCACCGGCATCATGGAAATCTATCTCTCCAGTCTCAGTAACCGCATGAATACCATCATGCAGGTACTGACCATCATTGCCACTATCTTCATTCCGGTAACCTTTGTTGCCGGCATCTACGGCATGAACTTCAAACACATGCCCGAACTGGAATGGTCGTATGGCTATCCCCTGATCCTGCTCCTGATGGCACTGGCCATGGGACTGATGGTCTACTTCTTCTACCGGAAAAAGTGGCTGTAA
- a CDS encoding MerR family transcriptional regulator: protein MDAGRIPNKLFFRIGEVSDIVNVKPYVLRYWESEFELVSPEKSNSKQRLYQRKDLELLLEIKRLLYDEGFTVAGARKKLNQLKQHKKIPPPCPDLLAGVKEGLEQLKELLQSR, encoded by the coding sequence ATGGACGCTGGCCGAATACCCAATAAACTTTTTTTCCGCATCGGGGAAGTGAGCGATATTGTTAACGTAAAACCTTATGTTTTACGTTATTGGGAATCTGAGTTTGAGCTGGTTTCGCCGGAAAAAAGCAACTCCAAGCAGCGTCTCTACCAGCGTAAAGATTTGGAATTGCTATTGGAAATTAAGCGCCTTCTCTATGATGAAGGCTTCACGGTTGCCGGCGCCAGAAAAAAACTGAATCAGCTCAAACAACACAAAAAAATACCGCCGCCATGCCCTGATCTTCTGGCCGGGGTAAAGGAGGGTTTGGAACAGTTAAAGGAATTGCTTCAATCACGATAG
- a CDS encoding integration host factor subunit alpha, producing MTKADIVETIYEKVGLSKRESARIVDMIFEIMKDKLEYGENVKISGFGSFTIRDKNARRGRNPQTGEEITISARRVLSFKPSNVLRKLINNS from the coding sequence ATGACCAAGGCGGATATCGTTGAAACGATCTACGAAAAAGTAGGGTTGTCAAAGCGAGAATCAGCCCGCATTGTCGACATGATTTTTGAAATCATGAAAGACAAGCTGGAATATGGTGAAAACGTCAAGATCTCTGGCTTTGGCAGCTTTACCATCCGGGACAAGAATGCTCGTCGGGGACGCAATCCGCAAACCGGCGAAGAGATTACCATCTCAGCCCGCCGGGTTCTGAGTTTCAAACCCAGCAACGTACTGCGAAAACTTATAAACAACAGCTGA
- a CDS encoding phenylalanine--tRNA ligase subunit beta: MNVSWRWIGDFVDLTGIAPAEAAERLTMSGLEVAGVMPTVNPDLSSVVTAQITGMEKHPQADKLSLCTVFDGSESFSIICGATNMKAGDHVAMAPVGTRLPGGITIKKAKIRGISSSGMLCSAAELALEEESAGIIILPESAPLGIPLFHYLELDDHILEVEITPNRGDCLSVIGVAREIAALFNRQFSYPTPTYAESNEKNADLVSISIQDPDLCPRYVGRVAKNIVLADSPLWMKQRLQAAGVRSINNVVDITNYVMLETGQPLHAFDLESLTDQTIIVRKAAQDKTFVTLDEIERPLDQDTLMICDGRGPVAVAGIMGGLNSEITDRTRNILIESAYFQPASIRRSSRLLGLSTESSYRFERGVDPLGTERAADRAIELLAQLAKAEIVAERLDIHPLPHQPTAITIRTDYTNRLLGTELTAETVRTILSGLNFTIVEATDTSQTVLPPSYRFDIDREADLIEEVARVYGYHKIPTTLPVIREQGGSGFNDDRLPVTLKSLARSFGYDEAINYSFMNPKALERLAIPADDYRRQLVYLRNPLTEEMSAMRTTLLPALLTNLADNYRVQTRDIRLFELGKTYIARAGEKLPREDLCLAGVASGKRYPQHFNTTAENIDFFDLKGMIEEISSTCGRHFSFSAKGSEPYHHPGRSAAIMLEDQLIGSFGQLHPDVAVHFAGNQEIFVFELLLSPLIAATDFCPTFQPIPRYPAAERDLAVLVDRSISATEMMETISAINRLIVKVAVFDLYEGDNIPVGKKSIAFRITFQDMNKTLTDNKLNAIIDKIGRRLKQDFSGQIR; encoded by the coding sequence ATGAACGTCAGCTGGCGATGGATAGGTGATTTTGTTGACCTTACAGGTATTGCTCCTGCTGAGGCTGCCGAACGGCTGACCATGTCCGGTCTGGAAGTTGCCGGGGTGATGCCCACCGTCAACCCGGATCTGTCCAGTGTGGTTACCGCCCAAATCACCGGGATGGAGAAACACCCCCAGGCCGACAAACTCTCTCTCTGCACTGTCTTTGACGGCAGCGAAAGTTTTTCGATTATCTGCGGCGCCACCAACATGAAAGCAGGTGATCATGTAGCCATGGCCCCGGTTGGCACCAGGCTGCCGGGCGGCATAACCATAAAAAAAGCTAAAATCAGGGGAATCTCCTCCTCCGGCATGCTTTGTTCCGCTGCTGAGTTGGCCCTGGAAGAGGAATCGGCAGGAATTATTATTCTCCCTGAATCCGCACCGCTGGGCATACCCCTTTTTCACTACCTGGAACTTGACGACCATATTCTTGAAGTGGAAATCACCCCCAATCGGGGCGACTGCCTGAGTGTCATCGGGGTTGCCAGAGAAATCGCCGCCCTCTTCAACCGCCAGTTCTCCTATCCTACCCCGACATATGCCGAAAGCAACGAGAAGAATGCCGACCTGGTGTCCATAAGCATCCAAGATCCCGACCTGTGCCCCCGCTACGTGGGTCGGGTGGCGAAAAATATCGTGCTGGCCGACTCACCGCTCTGGATGAAGCAGCGGCTTCAGGCGGCCGGCGTCCGGTCCATCAACAATGTTGTTGACATCACCAACTATGTGATGCTGGAAACTGGTCAGCCGCTCCATGCCTTTGACCTGGAGTCGCTGACCGATCAAACTATTATTGTCCGCAAGGCAGCTCAGGACAAAACCTTTGTCACCCTTGATGAAATCGAACGGCCGCTGGATCAGGATACCCTGATGATCTGTGACGGCAGGGGGCCGGTGGCCGTGGCCGGAATTATGGGGGGATTGAACTCCGAAATCACCGACCGAACCAGAAATATATTAATCGAAAGCGCATATTTTCAGCCGGCCTCAATCCGTCGGTCATCACGGCTCCTGGGACTTTCTACCGAGTCATCCTACCGTTTTGAACGGGGTGTTGATCCCCTGGGAACTGAACGGGCCGCCGATCGGGCTATTGAACTGCTGGCTCAGCTGGCCAAGGCGGAGATTGTTGCCGAGCGGCTGGATATTCATCCTCTGCCGCACCAGCCGACGGCAATCACCATCCGCACCGATTATACCAACCGGCTGCTGGGTACTGAGCTGACAGCTGAAACAGTCAGAACTATTCTTTCCGGGCTCAACTTTACGATTGTCGAGGCCACGGACACCAGCCAGACGGTCCTCCCTCCCTCATACCGTTTCGATATCGACCGGGAAGCGGACCTGATTGAGGAAGTTGCCAGGGTCTATGGCTACCATAAAATCCCCACAACGTTGCCCGTCATCCGGGAACAGGGAGGGAGCGGATTTAATGATGACCGTCTGCCGGTCACCCTTAAATCCCTGGCCCGTTCGTTCGGCTACGATGAAGCAATCAACTATAGCTTCATGAATCCGAAAGCACTCGAGCGGCTTGCCATCCCCGCCGATGATTACCGTCGGCAGCTGGTCTACCTGCGCAATCCGCTGACGGAAGAAATGTCAGCTATGCGAACAACCCTCCTGCCGGCCCTTTTAACGAATCTGGCTGACAATTACCGGGTACAAACCAGGGATATACGCCTGTTTGAACTGGGGAAAACCTATATTGCCCGGGCCGGGGAAAAGCTCCCCCGGGAGGATCTCTGTCTGGCCGGAGTGGCCAGCGGCAAGCGCTACCCGCAGCATTTTAACACTACAGCTGAGAATATTGATTTCTTTGATCTGAAGGGAATGATTGAAGAAATTTCCTCAACATGCGGCCGGCACTTTTCTTTTTCAGCTAAGGGATCGGAACCATACCATCACCCTGGACGGTCGGCAGCCATCATGCTGGAAGATCAGCTTATCGGCAGTTTTGGCCAGCTGCACCCTGATGTGGCGGTACATTTTGCCGGCAATCAGGAAATTTTTGTCTTTGAATTGCTGCTCAGTCCCCTGATCGCAGCCACAGATTTTTGCCCGACATTCCAGCCCATTCCCCGTTATCCGGCCGCTGAACGGGATCTGGCGGTGCTGGTCGATCGCAGCATTTCTGCAACGGAAATGATGGAAACCATATCGGCGATCAACCGGTTGATTGTCAAGGTCGCCGTTTTTGACCTCTATGAAGGTGACAATATTCCGGTCGGCAAAAAAAGCATTGCCTTCAGAATTACCTTTCAGGATATGAATAAAACCTTGACAGATAATAAGCTAAATGCCATTATCGATAAAATAGGTAGAAGGCTCAAACAGGACTTCAGCGGTCAGATACGCTGA
- the pheS gene encoding phenylalanine--tRNA ligase subunit alpha — MENRLNQLLDDARQALAAIATVEEVEDVRIRFLGRKGEITSLLKTLGTLPADQRPAMGQLANEIKEQLAADLEAAKKRLGLEARQHQLMAGTIDIGLPGRRQFYGHQHPISLVIDDITAIFIRMGFTVARGPEVELDYYNFEALNIPQDHPARQMQDTFYVSDDVVLRTHTSPVQIRVMEQQQPPVFVIVPGKVYRCDSDLTHTPMFHQVEGLMVDSRITFADLKGVLTEFLHLFFTPHVKVRFRPSYFPFTEPSAEVDIACVICAGKGCRVCGNTGWLEVLGCGMVDPAVYKAVNYDPEAVSGFAFGMGVERLAMLRYQIDDLRLFFTNDDRFLQQF; from the coding sequence ATGGAAAACAGGCTTAATCAACTGCTTGACGATGCCCGCCAGGCATTGGCCGCCATTGCTACGGTTGAGGAAGTAGAGGATGTCAGGATCCGATTTCTCGGCCGCAAAGGCGAGATCACTTCCCTGCTGAAAACCCTCGGCACCCTGCCGGCTGACCAGCGCCCGGCAATGGGACAGCTGGCCAATGAGATCAAGGAACAACTGGCTGCAGATCTGGAAGCAGCTAAGAAGCGTCTTGGATTGGAAGCCCGGCAGCATCAGTTGATGGCTGGAACCATTGACATCGGGTTGCCCGGCCGACGGCAGTTTTACGGCCATCAGCATCCCATCTCGCTGGTCATTGATGACATCACCGCCATTTTTATTCGTATGGGTTTTACGGTTGCCAGGGGGCCGGAAGTAGAGCTTGATTACTATAATTTTGAAGCTCTGAATATTCCCCAGGACCATCCGGCCCGGCAGATGCAGGACACCTTCTATGTCAGTGATGACGTTGTCCTGCGCACCCATACCTCACCGGTGCAGATTAGAGTCATGGAACAGCAGCAGCCGCCGGTATTTGTCATTGTTCCCGGCAAAGTCTACCGCTGTGATTCCGATCTTACCCATACCCCCATGTTTCACCAGGTTGAAGGGTTGATGGTGGACAGCCGCATAACCTTTGCCGATCTCAAGGGGGTGCTCACCGAATTCCTGCATCTCTTTTTCACTCCTCACGTCAAGGTCCGCTTCCGACCCAGCTACTTTCCCTTTACTGAACCAAGTGCTGAAGTCGACATTGCCTGCGTCATCTGTGCCGGCAAAGGCTGCCGGGTATGCGGCAATACCGGCTGGTTGGAAGTTTTGGGATGCGGCATGGTCGATCCGGCAGTCTACAAGGCGGTCAATTACGATCCTGAAGCGGTCAGCGGTTTTGCCTTTGGCATGGGGGTTGAACGACTGGCCATGCTGCGCTACCAAATCGATGATCTACGACTCTTCTTCACCAATGATGATCGTTTTCTCCAACAATTTTAA
- the rplT gene encoding 50S ribosomal protein L20, giving the protein MPRVKGGFKATRRHKKVLKLARGYRGARSKLYRNAVETVDRALNYAYRDRRVKKRDFRTLWITRINAAARLHGMSYSRLINGLTKANVEVDRKILADIAVNDPSSFGKFVDLAATALNG; this is encoded by the coding sequence ATGCCTAGAGTAAAAGGTGGGTTCAAAGCTACCCGCCGACATAAAAAAGTTTTGAAGTTGGCCCGCGGCTATCGTGGTGCCCGGAGCAAGCTGTACCGGAACGCGGTGGAAACCGTTGATCGGGCGCTCAATTATGCCTATCGGGACCGGCGGGTCAAAAAACGTGATTTCCGCACCCTGTGGATTACCAGAATTAATGCCGCCGCCCGACTGCACGGCATGTCCTACAGCCGGCTGATCAATGGCCTGACCAAGGCAAACGTTGAGGTTGATCGTAAGATCCTGGCGGATATTGCGGTTAATGATCCCTCATCTTTTGGCAAATTCGTTGATCTGGCTGCCACGGCGCTTAACGGCTAG
- the rpmI gene encoding 50S ribosomal protein L35: MPKMKSNSGARKRFKTTGTGKIVRRKAYASHLLSCKSRKRKRNLRKSTIVDASNARGIIRMLPYL; the protein is encoded by the coding sequence ATGCCAAAGATGAAATCAAACAGCGGTGCACGGAAACGCTTTAAAACTACCGGTACCGGCAAGATTGTCCGGAGAAAGGCTTATGCCAGCCATCTCCTGAGCTGCAAATCAAGGAAAAGAAAGCGGAATCTCCGCAAATCGACGATTGTCGATGCGTCCAACGCAAGAGGAATCATCAGGATGCTGCCCTACCTGTAG
- the infC gene encoding translation initiation factor IF-3, translating to MPIATERTRVNRQIKVGSVRLIDDNSSQLGIVTIDEALDIASERGLDLVEVSPNADPPVCKIMDYGKFKYQQSKKAQEAKKKQTTIQVKEVKMRPRTDSHDFNFKIKHVIRFLEEGDKAKITIRFRGREMAYTDQGIELLGRVVEAVKEHGVVEQQVQREGRQLSLVLAPVKKKRQP from the coding sequence ATTCCCATAGCAACTGAACGCACACGAGTCAATCGACAGATAAAAGTTGGCAGCGTCCGGCTCATAGACGACAACAGCAGTCAGCTCGGCATTGTAACCATCGATGAAGCGCTGGATATTGCCAGTGAGCGAGGGCTTGATCTGGTGGAAGTATCACCCAATGCCGATCCACCAGTCTGCAAGATCATGGATTATGGGAAGTTTAAGTACCAGCAGAGCAAGAAGGCCCAGGAAGCCAAAAAGAAACAGACCACCATCCAGGTTAAAGAAGTTAAAATGCGGCCTCGGACCGACTCCCATGATTTTAATTTTAAAATCAAGCATGTCATCCGGTTCCTTGAGGAAGGTGATAAAGCTAAAATCACCATCCGTTTTCGCGGCCGGGAGATGGCTTACACCGATCAGGGGATTGAACTGCTGGGACGGGTTGTAGAAGCCGTTAAAGAGCATGGCGTAGTGGAGCAGCAGGTCCAACGGGAAGGACGTCAGTTGTCTCTGGTGCTGGCCCCGGTTAAAAAGAAGCGCCAGCCATAA